From Pseudothermotoga thermarum DSM 5069, a single genomic window includes:
- a CDS encoding ABC transporter permease, producing MSLKPMMKYLLRRFVFLLITYLVATTIVFILPRAIPGNPLAQLLGNLSRVAQANPEAVRAAERRLMEEFGLDKPWYVQYFEFIGKTLRGDLGTSIAFYPRKVVDLIIPVIPWTLALLLPATVVAWILGNSLGALAAFRRNSWIDKGVLTTSLIVSQIPYYWLGMIFIFFFGVRLGWLPVQGAYSQGTIPSLSWSFFVDVAKHYILPFLSIVVSAMGGWAIGMRLMVIYELGSDYAMFSEYLGMKDERIFKYVFRNSLLPQVTGLALSLGGILGGALITEIVFNYPGTGYLLFRALTTLDYSLIQGIFVILIASVYLANFVVDFLYALIDPRIRLGQEA from the coding sequence ATGTCGTTAAAGCCCATGATGAAATATCTTCTGCGAAGGTTTGTCTTTCTTCTCATTACGTATCTAGTGGCTACCACGATTGTTTTTATTCTGCCAAGAGCTATACCGGGAAATCCACTGGCTCAATTATTGGGAAATCTTTCCAGAGTGGCCCAAGCAAATCCTGAAGCTGTCAGAGCTGCTGAGAGAAGATTAATGGAAGAATTTGGTCTTGATAAACCTTGGTATGTTCAATATTTTGAATTCATTGGAAAAACTTTGAGAGGAGATCTTGGAACTTCTATTGCCTTTTATCCCAGAAAGGTTGTGGATTTAATAATACCGGTTATACCTTGGACTCTTGCGCTTCTTCTCCCTGCAACGGTTGTGGCATGGATACTTGGAAACAGTTTAGGCGCTTTGGCAGCCTTTAGAAGAAATTCATGGATAGACAAGGGTGTGCTTACAACATCACTTATTGTCTCGCAAATTCCATATTACTGGCTTGGAATGATATTCATCTTTTTCTTTGGAGTGAGACTCGGCTGGTTACCCGTTCAGGGTGCTTACTCTCAAGGCACGATACCAAGTCTAAGCTGGTCGTTCTTCGTTGATGTGGCAAAACACTATATCCTTCCGTTCCTGTCCATAGTTGTGTCAGCAATGGGTGGTTGGGCAATAGGAATGAGGCTGATGGTTATATACGAACTTGGAAGCGATTATGCCATGTTCTCGGAGTATTTGGGAATGAAGGATGAGAGGATTTTCAAATACGTTTTTAGAAACTCACTGCTTCCACAGGTGACAGGGCTTGCTCTAAGTTTAGGTGGGATTCTTGGAGGAGCCTTAATAACAGAGATCGTTTTCAATTACCCCGGTACAGGCTATTTGCTTTTCAGAGCTTTGACAACGCTTGATTATTCGTTGATACAAGGGATATTTGTTATACTTATTGCCTCCGTATACCTTGCTAACTTTGTCGTGGATTTTCTATATGCATTGATAGATCCAAGAATAAGACTAGGTCAGGAGGCTTGA